In the genome of Actinobacillus lignieresii, the window AGGGAACATTGCTAACAATTGTTTCTCAATCCCTTCTTTTAAAGTGACGTCCACCATTGAACAGCCGTTACAACCGCCGCCGAATTGCAGAATCGCATATTTATCTTCGGTTACTTCGATTAATGTCACTCGACCGCCGTGGCTTGCCAATTGCGGATTTACTTGAGTTTGAATGACATAATCCAAACGTTCGATGAAAGGGGCGTCATCGGCAACTTTACGCATTTTCGCATTCGGCGCTTTTAAGGTAAGCTGCGATCCCATCGGATCCGTTACATAATCAATTTCGGCTTCATCTAAAAACGGTAAGCTGATTTCATCGACAAAAGCGGAGAAACCGTTGTATTCGAACTGAGTATCGGTTTCTTCAACCGCATTCGGCGGGCAATAAGATACGCCGCATTCGGCATTAGGCGTACCCGGATTTACTACAAAGATACGAATGTTGGTATTTTCTTCCTGTTGCTCTAAAAGACGGCGAAAATGTGTTTGCGCCGCTTCCGAAATTGAAATATGAATAGTTTCTTGTTGTTCCATTAGTTTTGTTCCAAGTGTAATAAATTAATTGACTAAATTTATCGGACATTCTACGCCTTACAGGCGGTTTTTTCTACTCAAAATTTTACAAATCCGAATTGTTACAAATTTTGCAAAAAGTTCATAAAAACGTACCGCTTATGAAAGCGAAAGGTTTAACTCTTAAGGGGTAATTGTTAAAAAATTGAGTAATAAATATTGATTTATTTCAAATTTTCAAGGGCTAGAGGATAAAAAAACCGTGTTTTTGTGGAAAGTGAGCCGATATTTAGGGTAAAA includes:
- the nfuA gene encoding Fe-S biogenesis protein NfuA, translated to MEQQETIHISISEAAQTHFRRLLEQQEENTNIRIFVVNPGTPNAECGVSYCPPNAVEETDTQFEYNGFSAFVDEISLPFLDEAEIDYVTDPMGSQLTLKAPNAKMRKVADDAPFIERLDYVIQTQVNPQLASHGGRVTLIEVTEDKYAILQFGGGCNGCSMVDVTLKEGIEKQLLAMFPDELAGVKDVTEHQRGEHSYY